A portion of the Enterobacter sp. SA187 genome contains these proteins:
- the cysK gene encoding cysteine synthase A — protein MSKIFEDNSLTIGHTPLVRLNRIGNGRILAKVESRNPSFSVKCRIGANMIWDAEKRGVLKQGVELVEPTSGNTGIALAYVAAARGYKLTLTMPETMSIERRKLLKALGANLVLTEGAKGMKGAIQKAEEIVASDPSKYLLLQQFSNPANPEIHEKTTGPEIWEDTDGQVDVFIAGVGTGGTLTGVSRYIKNTKGKTDLITVAVEPTDSPVIKQALAGEELKPGPHKIQGIGAGFIPGNLDLKLIDKVVTITNEEAIDTARRLMEEEGILAGISSGAAVAAALKLQEDETFTNKNIVVILPSSGERYLSTALFADLFTEKELQQ, from the coding sequence ATGAGTAAGATTTTTGAAGACAACTCGTTGACTATCGGTCATACGCCGCTGGTTCGACTGAACCGCATCGGCAATGGACGCATCCTGGCGAAGGTTGAATCCCGCAACCCGAGCTTCAGCGTGAAATGCCGTATCGGTGCCAATATGATTTGGGATGCCGAAAAACGTGGTGTGCTGAAACAGGGCGTTGAACTGGTTGAACCGACCAGCGGCAACACCGGTATCGCGCTGGCCTATGTGGCTGCCGCGCGCGGTTACAAGCTGACGCTGACCATGCCGGAAACCATGAGCATTGAACGCCGCAAGCTGCTGAAAGCGCTGGGCGCGAACCTGGTGCTGACCGAAGGCGCGAAAGGCATGAAAGGCGCGATCCAGAAGGCGGAAGAAATTGTCGCCAGCGATCCATCCAAATACCTGCTGCTTCAGCAGTTCAGCAACCCGGCGAACCCGGAAATCCACGAAAAAACCACCGGCCCGGAAATCTGGGAAGATACCGACGGACAGGTTGATGTGTTTATCGCAGGCGTGGGCACCGGCGGTACGCTGACCGGCGTGAGCCGTTATATTAAAAATACCAAAGGCAAAACGGATCTCATCACCGTGGCGGTTGAACCGACCGACTCCCCGGTGATCAAGCAAGCGCTGGCAGGCGAAGAGCTGAAGCCAGGCCCGCATAAAATCCAGGGTATCGGCGCAGGCTTTATTCCTGGCAACCTGGATCTTAAGCTTATCGACAAAGTGGTCACCATCACTAACGAAGAAGCCATCGACACCGCGCGTCGTCTGATGGAAGAAGAAGGTATCCTGGCAGGCATCTCTTCCGGAGCCGCCGTAGCGGCAGCATTGAAATTGCAGGAAGACGAAACCTTTACCAACAAGAATATTGTCGTTATTCTCCCTTCTTCAGGTGAGCGTTATTTGAGCACTGCGCTGTTTGCCGATCTCTTCACTGAAAAAGAACTGCAACAGTAA
- the cysZ gene encoding sulfate transporter CysZ, with the protein MGLSSATAPRSGVWYFSQGWKLITLPGIRRFVIMPLLVNILLMGAAFLWLFLQLDSWIPQLMSHVPDWLQWLSYLLWPLVVISVVLVFGYFFSTLANWIAAPFNGLLAEQLEARLTGATPPDAGIAAIMKDIPRIMKREWQKLAWYLPRALVLLLLYFIPGIGQTVAPVLWFLFSAWMLAIQYCDYPFDNHKVPFKTMREALRQQKVTNMQFGALTSLFTLIPFLNLVIMPVAVCGATAMWVDCYRPKHALWK; encoded by the coding sequence ATGGGTTTATCATCTGCAACCGCGCCTCGTAGCGGCGTCTGGTACTTTTCTCAGGGCTGGAAGCTCATCACCCTCCCCGGCATTCGCCGCTTTGTGATCATGCCGCTGCTGGTCAATATTCTGCTGATGGGCGCCGCTTTTTTATGGCTCTTTTTACAGCTCGACAGCTGGATCCCGCAACTTATGTCCCACGTACCCGACTGGCTCCAGTGGCTGAGCTATTTACTGTGGCCTCTGGTGGTCATTTCGGTGGTGCTGGTGTTCGGCTATTTCTTCTCAACCCTCGCCAACTGGATCGCGGCCCCCTTCAACGGCCTGCTGGCGGAACAGCTGGAAGCGCGTCTGACCGGCGCAACGCCGCCGGATGCAGGGATCGCCGCCATCATGAAAGACATTCCGCGCATCATGAAGCGTGAATGGCAGAAACTGGCGTGGTATCTGCCGCGGGCCCTGGTGTTGCTGCTTCTTTATTTCATCCCTGGCATTGGTCAGACGGTCGCTCCCGTGCTGTGGTTCCTGTTCAGCGCCTGGATGCTGGCGATCCAGTACTGCGATTATCCCTTTGATAATCATAAAGTGCCCTTTAAAACCATGCGCGAGGCGTTACGCCAGCAAAAGGTCACAAATATGCAGTTTGGCGCGCTGACCAGCCTGTTTACGCTGATCCCGTTCCTTAACCTGGTCATCATGCCGGTGGCGGTATGCGGCGCAACGGCGATGTGGGTGGACTGTTATCGGCCAAAACACGCGCTGTGGAAGTGA